From a single Pseudalkalibacillus hwajinpoensis genomic region:
- a CDS encoding glucose-1-dehydrogenase has translation MYKELQDKVAIVTGAASGLGKAIALRFGKEGMKVVVNYLSKEKEAAEVVKEIQNSGGEGIAVQADVSKEEDVERLISSAHQEFGTLDVMMNNAGVQKEIPSHEMTLEDWNKVIAVNLSGTFLGSTKAIAYMLDNGIKGSIINMSSVHEIVPWPHFVHYASSKGGMKMLTQTLALEYAPHGIRVNNIGPGAINTPINAEKFSDPKTKEDVLSMIPMKEIGEPEQIASIAAFLASNEASYVTGITLFADGGMKLYPAFQAGRG, from the coding sequence GTGTATAAAGAATTGCAAGATAAAGTCGCAATTGTTACAGGTGCAGCTTCAGGTCTTGGTAAAGCGATTGCACTTCGATTTGGTAAAGAAGGTATGAAGGTTGTAGTGAATTATTTAAGTAAAGAAAAAGAAGCAGCTGAGGTTGTAAAAGAAATTCAGAATAGTGGTGGAGAAGGCATTGCTGTTCAGGCAGATGTTTCGAAGGAAGAAGATGTTGAACGGTTAATCTCTTCTGCCCATCAAGAGTTCGGTACGTTAGATGTGATGATGAATAATGCCGGGGTTCAAAAGGAAATACCTTCTCATGAGATGACACTGGAAGATTGGAATAAGGTAATTGCCGTTAATCTCTCTGGAACGTTTCTTGGCTCGACGAAAGCTATTGCGTACATGCTAGACAATGGGATTAAAGGTTCGATTATTAATATGTCTAGCGTTCATGAGATTGTACCATGGCCTCACTTTGTGCACTATGCTTCAAGTAAAGGGGGCATGAAGATGCTAACCCAGACGCTCGCACTTGAGTATGCCCCACATGGAATACGTGTCAATAACATTGGTCCAGGGGCTATTAATACGCCTATTAATGCTGAGAAATTTTCAGATCCGAAGACAAAAGAAGACGTCCTGTCAATGATCCCAATGAAAGAAATCGGGGAACCCGAGCAAATTGCATCGATTGCAGCTTTTTTAGCATCAAATGAAGCAAGTTACGTTACCGGAATCACATTATTTGCTGACGGAGGGATGAAGCTCTATCCAGCTTTTCAGGCTGGTAGGGGTTGA
- a CDS encoding GRP family sugar transporter has translation MEILIALIPAIMWGSILLVSTKLGGEPYNQVVGTTLGALIFSVVVYFFTTPEFTTTALIVSFVSGLLWSVGQMNQFKAVTFLGVSKTLPISTGLQLVGTSLFGVIAFGEWSSTTKLIIGISALLLIVAGVIFTSYEKSEKNKSEGKSDLAKGFTILLISTAGYVGYVVIIRWFTIDGWTAILPQAVGMVVGALLLSIRHKPFNKYTIRNVIPGLMWATGNLALLISIPRVGTATSFSLSQTGIIISTLGGIFLLGEKKTKKQLIFVIIGSILIIIGGVMLGFTKK, from the coding sequence ATTGAAATTTTAATTGCGCTTATTCCTGCGATTATGTGGGGAAGTATTCTCCTTGTGAGTACAAAGTTAGGTGGAGAGCCATATAACCAGGTGGTTGGAACGACATTAGGTGCTCTGATTTTCTCTGTTGTAGTGTATTTTTTTACTACCCCAGAATTTACAACAACAGCGCTTATTGTGAGTTTTGTTTCCGGTTTGTTGTGGTCGGTTGGGCAAATGAATCAATTTAAAGCTGTGACTTTTCTTGGTGTATCTAAAACGCTTCCAATCTCTACAGGACTTCAGCTTGTTGGAACTTCATTATTCGGTGTTATTGCATTCGGAGAATGGTCCTCAACGACTAAATTAATTATTGGGATTTCAGCACTTCTCCTTATTGTGGCAGGTGTCATTTTCACTTCTTATGAAAAATCTGAGAAGAACAAATCAGAAGGAAAGAGCGACTTAGCTAAAGGGTTCACTATCCTATTAATTTCCACAGCAGGTTATGTGGGATACGTCGTGATCATCAGATGGTTCACAATTGACGGTTGGACAGCTATTCTTCCTCAGGCTGTCGGAATGGTTGTTGGTGCACTCCTCTTGAGTATTCGCCACAAACCGTTTAATAAATATACAATTCGAAACGTCATACCAGGATTGATGTGGGCGACTGGAAACCTGGCACTGCTCATTTCAATTCCTAGAGTTGGTACAGCTACAAGCTTTTCACTTTCCCAAACTGGTATTATCATATCTACACTTGGAGGTATATTCCTTTTAGGTGAGAAAAAAACAAAGAAGCAACTTATTTTTGTGATTATTGGTTCCATTCTCATTATCATTGGCGGCGTTATGCTTGGTTTCACGAAAAAATAA
- a CDS encoding TetR/AcrR family transcriptional regulator, with protein MINYFLVGTDEDVEVKIVDKRKAILEAAVELIADKGYTHTSMQQIADSVGISKGSLYSFFPSKEDLIISIYEHYQQLVFERAFVVGLDGNIPADDRFAKQFQVQFEGIIEYKSYMKMHMRGESAQSSEKLEAMGHRMRGRLFSWLEHNLLELYGDKITPYKWDLMWMTQSIYTSYMGLMISSETELQPRELGRHIVRQIDLLACDFLDGKSKPLLDDEMMRPFSVGMDREGAFTSFEKRESAWRALYEKIHSLSNAQYYLNVTDRISEESRNSKPDELVMRGLLHLLKEADQLKEEVVALEKELLSDEEGGQTRV; from the coding sequence ATGATAAACTATTTTTTGGTTGGGACGGATGAAGATGTAGAGGTGAAGATAGTGGATAAACGGAAAGCTATATTAGAAGCTGCGGTAGAGCTTATTGCAGATAAAGGGTACACTCACACATCGATGCAGCAAATTGCAGATAGTGTAGGGATTTCGAAAGGATCCCTTTATTCATTTTTTCCATCGAAGGAAGATTTGATTATTTCGATTTATGAGCATTATCAGCAGCTTGTCTTCGAACGGGCTTTTGTTGTTGGTTTGGATGGGAACATTCCTGCAGATGATCGTTTTGCTAAGCAGTTTCAGGTGCAGTTCGAGGGGATTATCGAATACAAATCTTATATGAAAATGCATATGCGAGGCGAGTCGGCACAGAGTAGCGAGAAGCTCGAAGCAATGGGACATCGGATGAGAGGAAGGCTGTTCAGTTGGCTTGAACATAACCTTCTTGAGTTATATGGAGACAAGATTACGCCATATAAATGGGATTTAATGTGGATGACACAGTCGATTTATACTTCATACATGGGGCTGATGATTTCATCTGAAACCGAGCTACAGCCACGAGAGCTTGGAAGGCATATTGTAAGACAGATTGATCTTCTCGCATGCGACTTTCTTGATGGTAAGAGCAAGCCTTTACTGGATGACGAGATGATGCGTCCATTTTCAGTAGGGATGGATCGTGAAGGTGCTTTTACATCATTTGAGAAGAGAGAAAGTGCGTGGAGAGCACTTTACGAGAAGATTCATTCGCTTTCGAATGCACAGTATTATCTTAACGTTACGGATCGCATCTCAGAAGAATCCAGGAATTCGAAGCCGGATGAGCTTGTGATGAGAGGGTTATTGCATCTGTTGAAGGAAGCGGATCAGTTGAAGGAGGAAGTGGTGGCTTTAGAGAAAGAGCTTTTAAGTGATGAGGAGGGGGGTCAGACACGTGTCTGA